In Coffea eugenioides isolate CCC68of chromosome 4, Ceug_1.0, whole genome shotgun sequence, the genomic stretch ATTCGTTAATCCCCATTTTTTGTACTGAAACAATCAATGGAAGCGAGGGTCACCGCTTCTGCTGCCAACTGTCTCGAGCTTATTATATGTGTTTTTAtgtcccccaaaaaaaaaaatccttttttaaCCCAGCAATTAAATACAAAATCcagcgtgtgtgtgtgtgtgtgtttattattattattttttattttttaaaattttgaggagCAAAAAGGTTGTTGGCATCGAATGATATGGGCCCCAAATTCTGCTAAAAATgtatttctgaaatttcttccccAACCTTCTACCAAAGTCGAACTCACATAACGAAGGGAAGCTTCCATTCATCGGGTTGTATTGTAGCTGCATACACAACACAACACAATGATTAAAGTCTTGGTCTTCTGATTTTCCCGGAAACATTGTGGTAGGCGCTATTCTTTTATCTATGGGCAAAAAGTGGGCTCTGAACTTTTCAAACATCATCCAAATTCCTACATTTCTATCTTCCTGCTCTAGCATCGCTTGCCTGTCCAAGAAAATCTCTTTGAACCTGGCTTTTCTCCTCGAAAGTTAAAAACTTCCAGTCTGAAGACTAATACAAATAAAGTACGAGTTCATTGAAACTCGTACAGAAActattttcaattttagtttattGGTTAatctcgtatttgatgtgaatattcCAAttcattctctcttttttctgaTGCGAAGATTCTGAATCTTTGTTCTAAAATTCCTTCATGTAATGCTTTCTTTCCTGGCATATCTCATAATGGGATCCTCACAATCACTTCAATCAGCCGTTGAAGTAGTCTCAAACTGGCATCCGCAACCAAGAGAAAGATTAATATTCGATTGTGGTCGTGCTGAAGTCAGTCAATACCTGCAGGCGGTAGTCAAGATTCGGCAATCAGCAAGCGATAATGATGAGCTCAAAGACATCATTTCCATGGCTGTATCTCGGCTCAAGCATGAGTTTAGGACCGTATTGACTAGGCAAACAGATTCAGCTATGGGTTCGAATTCCACGACTGAGTTGAGCTCTTTAACTGACAGCACTGGCTATCAGTTTCGATATGAGGATTTTGTAGTGCACGAAACACCAAGTGCAGAGGTGATCCGTTATCTCCGAAGCATAGCGGAGACAATGGATTCTTGCGGGCATCTTGATGTCTGCATTGAGGTGTACAAGTCAGTGAGGAGGCCTTTCGTGAATGCAGTATTCAAGAGGCTTCGGCTTGATGAATTGAAGGCTGGGGACGTTAAGAGGTTTTTGTGGGAAGAGTTGAAGATGAAAATTGAGCGCTGGATAGAGGCTGCTAGGGTGTGTACCAAGATTCTCTTCACCAGGGAAAAGCAATTTGCCGCTCAAATATTTTCCGGGCTTGGAAGAACTGCCACTCACGAGGAATGTTTCCTATACACAGCCAAAGATGCTGCAGTTTGTTTATTCAGTTTTGCCGAATCTGTGAGCTTGAGTCACCAATCTCCAGAGAGGCTGGAGGCAGTCCTGATGCTTTACGAGGTAATGGTCTCTCTTGCGCAGGATGTTGGTGCCCTTTTCCCGTCAGAATCAGCAAAAGCTATACCAAATGGCACAGCTGCGACCCTGTCTAGACTTGAGGACGAGGTCAGAAGGATGCTCTCGGCTTTTGAGAATGCTGTGCTTCATGAGCTTTCGACCATCTCAGATGATGGAGGCAGAGTCCATCCGCTGACAAAACACGTCATGGGGTATGTTAATCTGATGGTAGTTCATAGGAAGAATCTAGTGAGGTTGATTGTGTCAAGGCCCTCGATGACTATTAGGGGTCAAAATGTTCCAGACTCGGAGCTTCAGGACCCCACGAGTCTAAGTCCTTTAACTTTGCATTTGGTTTTGATCATAGCAGTTTTACAATCAAATTTGGAGCATAAATCCGAGTACTTCAAGGATCCTTCTTTGAGGTATCTGTTCATGATGAACAATGTGAGGTATATTGTACAAAAAATTGAGGGTTCGGGGGAACTGCAAGAGTTGATTAGTGCTGATTATCTGAAGAAGTTAGACGGGTATGTCAAAGGGGCAATGACTAGCTATCAGGAAATAACCTGTGGAAGGTTATTGAATTGCTTGAGAGACGAGGGACTCTATGTTTGTCGGTGTTTTACTTCTCAAGTGTCAATTCGTGCTTTGAGGAAAAGGATCAAGATCGTAAACATTGTTTTTGAAGAGATTCGGTCGCTACAATCATCACGGGAAGTACAAGATCTCGGGCTTCGGGAGGAGCTCCGCCGTTCCATGTTGGAGAAATTGATGCCAGCTTATGAGGGCTTTCTCATGAGGTTTAGTAGCCATTTAGAGAGTGGAAAACAGAGAAAAATGTGCCTCCAGTACGTCCAGAGGATACATGTTAAGTATTCCCTCAAGGACCTTGAGGAGTTGATCATGACGAAATTGTTTGCGCGTCATCGGCTACCTCCATCATCAGACGGCCCAGTTGAGAACTCTCATCTAGGAGGTGGTTAAATGCAACACCTGGCAAGATTTAGCAGCAGAGAATGTAACTTTTCTCCAGTTCTTGAAAATTGCCTGCACTATTAGATGAAATGCCAGGTTAAGCTGTATGTTGGAAATAGTGGTATACAGTGAAGCCCTTCTTTTACGTGTGAGAATAATTCTTTTACTAGTCTGCTCAGGCATGTAATATCCCTTGCGCATTCATGTTGAATTTAACGTCTAGAAAATATCTGCACAAATTCTTTTGTAACCTTTATCATTCCAGTAATAAATGACAGATGATGTTTATGAATGTCTGGAGTGATATATATGGTACTTACTGCGATCAGTTCCGATTAGGTTCTAATCCACTCTTTCGGGAATAATAGCAATTAAGCAGAGGATTACATTTCTTTTCTTGAAAGACTCTTAGAAGTTGGAAGCGTACAGATTTGATTGGTCTGGATGATTTTACATGAATAATGTAACGCTATTGCGATCCAAAAGAAAattgataagttttttttttttttttttttgtctttagcAGCAAAATGCAGCTTTATAATAGAATCCAAGGTTTATTGGATCTTACAAATGTGTCGACTACTGAGTTTATGAATCCAGATGACTTTCCAGATTCTTTTCTTCCTCAAGTGTTCCCTTTCCCCTCCCTTTCTGTCATTTTGAATTTGTCATGTATCTCACAGACTTGTCCAGTCTCCCCCTTTTCCAGTTTTCCGTGCTTCTCTAATATTTAATGTTTTCTCAGGTATCACAAAATTATTTCATCCCATTTACAACTTCTGGGAATATTCTGAAAAGCTATTGGGAGGTCCGAAGGATGAGTTTACTTGGTCGAAAATTTCAGCTTCGAACACAAATTAAATGTGATGTAGCTCCAGACTTGGAATTTGACAGAAGATCAATCAGCAAGGTTTTTGATGCAGGGGGTACTGAACAAAATTGAAAGGAAGTGCACACGGAGAAAGGCACTGTGAATCAAAACGGAGATAAACTCAAGTGTGATTTTTGCAGTCTATTGCAGGCGGAGTCTGGAAGAAAAATCTCAGGTAACACCGAAGATCATTTCGCGTTCGTGGAACATCAATACCTTCTAGGCTTGCTGAGGCCATTAGGTTGACTTTGTTGGACTTTGAGGATGCTGTGCTCAACGAGATGTCTAGTGTTCCGGCACCTGGAGAGACAATTCATCGCTTGACCAAGTGTGTGATGGGCTATGTCAGTCTCAAGCAAGGATACTCTTGAGGAGATGATCATTACAAAGCCATTAATGGTATAAGGTGAATCAACAGTTCCAGATTTGGAACGAATCCTGGAATTGGAAGGACGACGTCTTTTAGCAATCACTCTGGTCTGGATCATTAATTGTAACCTTAGGATTGAAG encodes the following:
- the LOC113767392 gene encoding exocyst complex component EXO70B1-like, with amino-acid sequence MLSFLAYLIMGSSQSLQSAVEVVSNWHPQPRERLIFDCGRAEVSQYLQAVVKIRQSASDNDELKDIISMAVSRLKHEFRTVLTRQTDSAMGSNSTTELSSLTDSTGYQFRYEDFVVHETPSAEVIRYLRSIAETMDSCGHLDVCIEVYKSVRRPFVNAVFKRLRLDELKAGDVKRFLWEELKMKIERWIEAARVCTKILFTREKQFAAQIFSGLGRTATHEECFLYTAKDAAVCLFSFAESVSLSHQSPERLEAVLMLYEVMVSLAQDVGALFPSESAKAIPNGTAATLSRLEDEVRRMLSAFENAVLHELSTISDDGGRVHPLTKHVMGYVNLMVVHRKNLVRLIVSRPSMTIRGQNVPDSELQDPTSLSPLTLHLVLIIAVLQSNLEHKSEYFKDPSLRYLFMMNNVRYIVQKIEGSGELQELISADYLKKLDGYVKGAMTSYQEITCGRLLNCLRDEGLYVCRCFTSQVSIRALRKRIKIVNIVFEEIRSLQSSREVQDLGLREELRRSMLEKLMPAYEGFLMRFSSHLESGKQRKMCLQYVQRIHVKYSLKDLEELIMTKLFARHRLPPSSDGPVENSHLGGG